One Myxococcota bacterium DNA segment encodes these proteins:
- a CDS encoding long-chain fatty acid--CoA ligase yields the protein MTSTQRKFESTAKEYSSEQTCTKFLFLPIPNSMTNDTCVERFFTRVRTCSEKPAYFSKVNGTYTAKTWGQIGQQVESFAKGLISLGFREGDPLAILSYNRAEWLIAALAAQASHGICAGIYNSCSPDEIAYILGHSEAPFVVVENGKRFREQIKPILHKLPALRKVILIEPDDIENNEQVITFASVCERGAGLSPKCFNDRRSRVRSEGVASLIYTSGTTGPAKAVMLSHRAISWTVSTCVKLFSMTDADRMLSYLPLAHIAEQMFSLYAPVYTGMNLYFAESFENLQGNLKEVEPTLFFGVPRVYEKFCEKIQSKMSQTKGIKSKLLSFSRNSSKSYWLNQHHNRPISAALGAKMGLARKLVFSKMKAAMGFSKVRACVSGAAPLSKEIIAFFETIDLPVYEVYGQSEDCGPTSFNTPNASRTGSVGKPLPGLQVRIEKDGEICLKGPNVFKGYFKDEAATHEALKDGWLHSGDIGHFDTEGYLYITDRKKDILITAGGKNISPQNIEGRLKQIPLVNFAVVIGDQRKYLSALLTPNLEALQEFAKENNLGDMNLTQLIAHPAICSEIQRHVDKINRELASVEQIKRFNFLAKDFSIEGGELTPTMKIKRKVINSNYQQQIEALY from the coding sequence ATGACATCGACACAAAGAAAGTTTGAAAGCACCGCCAAAGAATATTCATCTGAGCAAACCTGCACCAAATTTCTATTCTTGCCGATACCTAATTCCATGACTAACGATACTTGCGTCGAACGCTTCTTTACGCGCGTCAGAACCTGCTCGGAAAAACCCGCCTATTTCAGCAAAGTGAACGGCACCTATACCGCCAAAACCTGGGGACAAATCGGACAGCAGGTGGAATCGTTTGCCAAGGGCCTGATCTCGCTAGGCTTTAGAGAAGGCGATCCCTTGGCCATCTTAAGCTATAATCGAGCCGAATGGCTGATCGCTGCCTTGGCTGCACAAGCGAGCCACGGTATTTGCGCCGGGATCTACAACTCCTGCTCGCCTGATGAAATCGCTTATATTTTGGGTCACTCAGAAGCACCGTTTGTGGTGGTCGAAAACGGCAAGCGCTTCCGAGAACAAATCAAACCAATTTTGCACAAACTGCCTGCGCTTCGCAAAGTCATCTTGATCGAGCCTGATGATATTGAAAACAACGAACAGGTCATCACCTTCGCCAGCGTCTGCGAACGAGGCGCCGGCCTCTCACCCAAGTGTTTCAACGACCGCCGCAGCCGCGTGCGCTCCGAAGGTGTGGCTAGCTTAATCTACACATCCGGCACAACGGGACCTGCCAAAGCCGTCATGCTGTCTCACCGCGCCATCAGCTGGACCGTATCCACCTGCGTCAAACTGTTCAGCATGACAGACGCTGACCGCATGCTCTCGTACCTACCGCTGGCTCATATCGCAGAACAAATGTTCTCGTTATACGCGCCCGTATACACCGGCATGAACCTTTATTTTGCCGAATCTTTCGAAAACCTTCAGGGCAACTTGAAAGAGGTCGAACCAACGTTATTTTTTGGCGTACCGCGCGTTTACGAAAAGTTCTGCGAAAAAATCCAATCGAAGATGTCGCAGACCAAAGGCATTAAATCGAAACTGCTCAGCTTTTCAAGAAACTCATCTAAGAGCTACTGGTTAAATCAGCACCATAATCGCCCAATCTCAGCTGCCCTGGGCGCAAAAATGGGACTCGCCCGCAAACTCGTATTCAGTAAAATGAAAGCCGCTATGGGCTTTAGTAAAGTAAGAGCCTGCGTCAGCGGTGCTGCGCCACTGTCCAAAGAAATCATCGCTTTCTTCGAAACCATTGATTTGCCCGTTTATGAAGTTTACGGCCAGTCCGAAGACTGCGGGCCGACTTCTTTCAATACGCCAAATGCAAGCCGCACAGGCAGTGTCGGCAAACCTTTACCGGGCCTTCAAGTCCGAATCGAAAAAGACGGCGAAATCTGCCTCAAAGGCCCCAACGTTTTTAAAGGCTACTTCAAAGACGAAGCCGCTACCCATGAAGCCCTTAAGGACGGCTGGCTGCATTCAGGCGACATCGGTCATTTCGACACCGAAGGCTATTTGTATATAACCGACCGCAAAAAAGACATCCTTATCACTGCGGGCGGCAAGAACATATCTCCGCAAAACATTGAAGGGCGTTTGAAGCAGATTCCGCTGGTTAACTTCGCGGTGGTGATTGGTGATCAGCGCAAATATCTGTCGGCTCTGTTAACCCCAAATTTGGAAGCACTGCAGGAATTCGCCAAAGAAAATAATCTGGGTGATATGAACCTGACGCAACTTATTGCCCATCCTGCAATTTGTAGCGAAATCCAAAGGCATGTGGATAAAATCAACCGCGAGCTGGCATCGGTGGAGCAGATTAAACGCTTCAACTTTCTCGCCAAGGATTTCTCAATCGAAGGTGGCGAGTTAACGCCAACGATGAAAATCAAACGCAAGGTGATTAACAGCAACTACCAACAGCAGATCGAAGCGTTGTACTAG